In one Papilio machaon chromosome 15, ilPapMach1.1, whole genome shotgun sequence genomic region, the following are encoded:
- the LOC106720914 gene encoding pre-mRNA-splicing regulator female-lethal(2)D: MSEETDRHGETASASDGVTSPSRVVLTSHQLDSSSVETLRTAWRNQDLYIDHLETLNKQLEGSLEKAKEIEDRNKQQYAESQHREKVLVRRLAAKEQEIQDYVSQINELKSSHASLQGRPTLLDPAVNVLILRLKQELTSTKARLEETQNELSAWKFTPDSNTGKKLMAKCRLLHQENEDLGRMTSSGRIAKLEGDLALQKSFSEEVKKSQSELDEFLQELDEDVEGMQSTVLFLQRELRATHTTVNGNRPSSPPDKRTYSGSECSDTPVGKRRRASVLSLDYNEEEEPLTVTNGDAD; encoded by the exons ATGTCCGAGGAGACAGATCGGCATGGTGAGACGGCGAGCGCGAGCGATGGCGTCACGAGTCCGTCGCGAGTGGTGTTGACCTCACATCAATTGGACTCAAGTAGCGTTGAGACACTTCGCACCGCGTGGAGAAACCAGGACTTGTACATAGACCATCTCGAAACGTTGAACAAACAGCTGGAAG GAAGTTTGGAAAAAGCGAAAGAGATAGAAGATAGgaataaacaacaatatgCAGAATCACAACACAGAGAGAAGGTACTTGTTAGACGATTAGCTGCTAAGGAACAAGAAATTCAGGATTATGTA AGTcagataaatgaattaaaatcatCACACGCGAGTCTCCAAGGACGGCCTACACTTCTAGACCCGGCTGtaaatgtgttaattttaagattaaaacaaGAGCTGACATCAACAAAGGCAAGATTAGAGGAGACTCAGAACGAACTATCTGCGTGGAAGTTCACCCCAGACTCGAATACAGGGAAGAAACTGATGGCTAAATGTAGACTGTTGCATCAGGAAAATGAAGACCTAGGCAGAATGACGTCCAGTGGCAGGATAGCTAAGCTTGAAGGTGATCTTGCGTTACAGAAAAGTTTTAGTGAGGAAGTAAAGAAGTCACAATCAG AGTTAGATGAGTTCCTACAAGAGTTAGACGAAGATGTGGAAGGTATGCAGAGTACAGTGTTGTTCCTGCAACGTGAACTGCGCGCGACGCACACCACAGTGAACGGCAACAGGCCCTCATCTCCTCCGGACAAACGGACTTACTCGGGCAGTGAGTGCAGCGACACGCCCGTCGGCAAGAGGAGACGGGCCTCAGTGTTATCTTTAGACTACAACGAGGAAGAGGAACCGTTAACAGTGACAAATGGGGATGCGGACTAG